The following are from one region of the Mycolicibacterium diernhoferi genome:
- a CDS encoding esterase/lipase family protein, with the protein MSEIRLPNVAAALRLVLAAFVLALTTTFGASGALAHADDATSSGGEPGPAATSQRSESGSATPKKGPRSVQGTETKSPRSAVRPPRKAQMSADAEAADTDAPETDTDTDTPAPVEDQPATPDETSALPDETAVRTPTTVPRSPKRVRSHTEAPAATSRTATRRDAVAPAASVPDTPAAGPSSDGAAAPILAPAAPAASASAAATSRTPVPIATFAQLGRQLTGGLSDVGTIVVSVVHSAATAVAQAFGPHRLLGVPYLLATSVANAAAAVGRTLVGGSLHAPTGGRFAVNYGLLDGLGFFNPQKPPPGANDPSITVTAEHPLPIILVNPTALTQGLNWAVGAPVLANAGYKVYTFNYGNNTTNPNFPIQSIGDIRKSALELEAEIDRVLAETGAPQVILIGHSQGGGNLPSYYINNLGGADKVSQLIGISPGHNGSDFNGLVSGVLRTPILRQVFISVFRALAPAIYQQSAGSPFQDEIYGNGDTRPGVLYTTISTIYDEVATPYTNNALDGPNVTNIILQDRYPGQILGHLNVVTAPQTWAVVLEALAANPAANPLGHQDLVAA; encoded by the coding sequence ATGTCCGAGATTCGGTTGCCCAACGTCGCGGCGGCGCTGCGGCTCGTGCTGGCCGCCTTCGTGCTGGCGCTGACCACCACGTTCGGGGCGTCCGGTGCCCTCGCGCATGCCGACGACGCCACCTCCTCGGGCGGCGAGCCGGGCCCCGCCGCGACATCGCAACGCTCTGAATCCGGGTCTGCGACACCGAAAAAGGGGCCCCGGTCGGTGCAGGGCACCGAGACGAAAAGCCCCAGATCCGCCGTCCGGCCGCCACGGAAGGCGCAGATGTCCGCCGACGCGGAAGCAGCCGACACCGACGCGCCCGAGACCGACACCGACACCGACACCCCGGCGCCGGTCGAGGACCAGCCCGCGACACCGGACGAGACGTCGGCGCTGCCCGACGAGACCGCGGTGCGCACGCCCACGACGGTGCCCCGGTCCCCGAAGCGGGTCCGGTCGCACACCGAAGCGCCGGCCGCGACCAGCAGGACCGCGACCCGACGCGACGCCGTGGCACCGGCGGCGTCGGTGCCGGACACCCCGGCTGCCGGACCGTCCTCGGATGGGGCGGCCGCCCCGATCCTCGCCCCCGCCGCACCGGCGGCATCGGCCTCCGCCGCCGCGACCTCCCGCACCCCCGTGCCGATCGCCACGTTCGCGCAGCTCGGCCGCCAACTGACCGGCGGGCTCTCCGATGTCGGGACGATCGTGGTGTCGGTGGTGCACTCCGCGGCCACCGCCGTCGCGCAGGCCTTCGGGCCCCACCGGCTGCTCGGTGTGCCGTATCTGCTGGCCACCTCGGTCGCCAACGCCGCTGCCGCCGTCGGCCGCACCCTGGTCGGCGGGTCGCTGCACGCACCGACCGGCGGCCGGTTCGCCGTCAACTACGGCCTGCTGGACGGCCTGGGCTTCTTCAATCCGCAGAAGCCGCCGCCGGGCGCCAACGACCCGTCGATCACCGTCACCGCCGAGCATCCGCTGCCGATCATCCTGGTCAACCCGACCGCCCTGACCCAGGGTCTGAACTGGGCCGTGGGTGCACCGGTGCTGGCGAACGCGGGCTACAAGGTCTACACCTTCAACTACGGCAACAACACCACGAACCCGAATTTCCCGATCCAGTCGATCGGCGACATCCGCAAGTCCGCCCTCGAACTCGAAGCCGAGATCGACCGGGTGCTGGCGGAGACCGGTGCGCCGCAGGTCATCCTGATCGGGCACTCGCAGGGCGGCGGCAATCTGCCCTCGTACTACATCAACAATCTCGGTGGGGCGGACAAGGTCTCGCAACTCATCGGCATCTCGCCGGGCCACAACGGATCGGACTTCAACGGCCTGGTCTCCGGCGTGCTACGCACCCCGATCCTGCGGCAGGTGTTCATCTCCGTCTTCCGGGCATTGGCGCCGGCCATCTACCAGCAGTCCGCCGGTTCCCCGTTCCAGGACGAGATCTACGGCAACGGCGACACCCGGCCCGGCGTGCTGTACACCACGATCAGCACCATCTACGACGAGGTCGCCACCCCGTACACCAACAATGCGCTGGACGGCCCGAACGTCACCAACATCATCCTGCAGGACCGTTACCCCGGACAGATCCTGGGCCACCTGAACGTCGTGACGGCCCCGCAGACCTGGGCGGTCGTGCTCGAGGCACTGGCCGCCAACCCGGCCGCCAATCCGCTGGGGCATCAGGATCTGGTCGCCGCCTGA
- the gap gene encoding type I glyceraldehyde-3-phosphate dehydrogenase, with amino-acid sequence MTIRVGVNGFGRIGRNFFRALDAQKAAGKNTDIEIVAVNDLTSNATLAHLLKFDSILGRLPYEVSLEGEDTIVVGDQKIKALSVKEGPSALPWGDLGVDVVVESTGIFTKRDKAQGHLDAGAKKVIISAPASDEDITIVLGVNEDKYDGSQNIISNASCTTNCLGPLAKVLNDEFGIVKGLMTTIHAYTQDQNLQDGPHSDLRRARAAAINIVPTSTGAAKAIGLVLPELKGKLDGYALRVPIPTGSVTDLTAELKKSATADEINAAMKAAAEGKLKGILKYYDAPIVSSDIVTDPHSSLFDAGLTKVIDNQAKVVSWYDNEWGYSNRLADLVALVGKSL; translated from the coding sequence GTGACCATCCGGGTAGGCGTTAACGGCTTCGGTCGAATCGGACGTAACTTCTTCCGCGCCCTCGATGCGCAGAAGGCAGCCGGCAAGAACACCGACATCGAGATCGTCGCGGTCAATGACCTGACCTCGAACGCGACGCTCGCGCACCTTTTGAAATTCGACTCGATCCTGGGCCGGTTGCCCTACGAGGTGAGCCTCGAGGGCGAGGACACCATCGTCGTCGGCGACCAGAAGATCAAGGCGCTGTCGGTCAAGGAAGGCCCGTCGGCTCTGCCCTGGGGCGACCTGGGCGTCGACGTCGTCGTCGAGTCGACCGGCATCTTCACCAAGCGCGACAAGGCCCAGGGCCACCTCGACGCGGGTGCCAAGAAGGTCATCATCTCCGCGCCCGCCAGCGATGAGGACATCACCATCGTGCTCGGCGTGAACGAGGACAAGTACGACGGCAGCCAGAACATCATCTCCAACGCCTCGTGCACCACCAACTGCCTCGGCCCGCTGGCCAAGGTCCTCAACGACGAGTTCGGCATCGTCAAGGGTCTGATGACCACGATCCACGCCTACACCCAGGACCAGAACCTGCAGGACGGCCCGCACAGCGACCTGCGCCGTGCCCGTGCCGCCGCCATCAACATCGTCCCGACCTCGACCGGTGCCGCCAAGGCCATCGGCCTGGTGCTGCCCGAGCTCAAGGGCAAGCTGGACGGCTACGCCCTGCGGGTGCCGATCCCCACCGGCTCGGTCACCGACCTGACCGCGGAGCTGAAGAAGTCGGCCACCGCCGACGAGATCAACGCCGCCATGAAGGCCGCCGCCGAGGGCAAGCTCAAGGGCATCCTGAAGTACTACGACGCCCCGATCGTCTCCAGCGACATCGTCACCGACCCGCACAGCTCGCTGTTCGACGCCGGCCTGACCAAGGTCATCGACAACCAGGCCAAGGTCGTCTCCTGGTATGACAACGAGTGGGGCTACTCCAACCGCCTCGCGGATCTGGTTGCCCTGGTCGGTAAGTCGCTGTAG
- a CDS encoding phosphoglycerate kinase: MAINSLSDLLAEGVEGRGVLVRSDLNVPLDDNGNITDPGRIIASVPTLKALAEAGAKVVVTAHLGRPKGEPDPKFSLAPVAAALSEQLGRHVQLAGDVVGTDALARAEGLTDGDVLLLENIRFDARETSKDDAERLALAKALAGLVEGADGTPGAFVSDGFGVVHRKQASVYDVATLLPHYAGTLVATEVKVLEQLTSAGERPYAVVLGGSKVSDKLAVIENLATKADSIVIGGGMCFTFLAAQGVSVGSSLLQEEMLDTCRHLLEKYGDVIHLPVDIVAADRFAADANTETVAADQIPDGKMGLDIGPESVKRFAALLSNAKTVFWNGPMGVFEFEAFAAGTKGVAEAIIGATGKGAFSVVGGGDSAAAVRLLGLPEDGFSHISTGGGASLEYLEGKTLPGIDVLES; this comes from the coding sequence ATGGCGATCAATTCACTGTCTGACCTGCTCGCCGAAGGTGTTGAAGGTCGGGGCGTCCTGGTGCGCTCCGACCTCAACGTCCCCCTCGACGACAACGGGAACATCACCGACCCGGGGCGCATCATCGCCTCGGTGCCCACGCTCAAGGCACTCGCCGAGGCGGGGGCCAAGGTCGTCGTCACCGCCCATCTGGGTCGCCCCAAGGGCGAACCGGACCCGAAGTTCTCGCTGGCCCCGGTGGCCGCGGCGCTGTCCGAGCAGCTGGGCCGGCACGTTCAGCTGGCCGGCGACGTCGTCGGCACCGATGCGCTCGCGCGCGCCGAAGGTCTGACCGACGGGGACGTGCTGCTGCTGGAGAACATCCGCTTCGATGCGCGGGAGACCAGCAAGGACGACGCCGAACGTCTGGCGCTGGCCAAGGCGCTGGCCGGGCTGGTCGAGGGCGCCGACGGTACGCCCGGCGCCTTCGTCTCCGACGGGTTCGGCGTGGTGCACCGCAAGCAGGCATCGGTCTATGACGTCGCCACCCTGCTGCCGCACTACGCGGGCACCCTGGTGGCCACCGAGGTGAAGGTGCTCGAGCAGCTGACCAGTGCAGGCGAGCGGCCTTACGCCGTGGTGCTCGGCGGGTCCAAGGTGTCCGACAAGCTCGCGGTCATCGAGAACCTGGCGACCAAGGCCGACAGCATCGTCATCGGTGGCGGCATGTGCTTCACCTTCCTTGCCGCCCAAGGTGTTTCGGTCGGTTCCTCGCTGCTGCAGGAGGAGATGTTGGATACCTGCAGGCACCTGCTCGAAAAGTACGGTGACGTGATCCACCTGCCGGTCGACATCGTGGCCGCGGACAGGTTCGCTGCCGACGCGAACACCGAAACCGTGGCCGCAGACCAGATTCCGGACGGGAAGATGGGCCTGGACATCGGACCCGAGTCGGTCAAGCGGTTCGCCGCGCTGCTGTCCAACGCCAAGACGGTCTTCTGGAACGGCCCGATGGGCGTGTTCGAGTTCGAGGCGTTCGCCGCGGGCACCAAGGGTGTCGCCGAGGCGATCATCGGGGCCACCGGCAAGGGTGCGTTCAGCGTGGTCGGCGGCGGCGATTCGGCCGCCGCGGTGCGACTGCTCGGCCTGCCCGAGGACGGTTTCTCGCACATCTCCACCGGCGGTGGCGCATCGCTGGAGTACCTGGAGGGCAAGACCCTTCCCGGCATCGACGTTCTGGAGTCCTGA